GCGGGACCACGGCAAGGTCTATGTGGCCGACCTGCCCCGCCTCTCCGACGGCCAGCTCACCCATATCCATAAGGAGGCCCAGGACGTCTTCGACAGCCTCAACCGCCGCCTTCAGGAGCTGGAGGACCAGACCTTCCTGAGCGAGGCCGACCAGGACACCCGGATCCGGGCGACTACCAAGCGCGACATCACCCAGCGGTTCCTCAACTCGATCGCCCAGGAACAGGAGCTGCGGCGTTCCAACCCGGCCCTGCGGGCCGCGGCGGGTGAATCCCTGGCCCGGGCCTTCCTCGAACTGGCCCGCCATCGGCTGCCCGGCTCCACCTTCGACTCCCTGCTGCAGGAGGCCCTCAGCGCCTGCGGTCCCGGTGAGGACGGCGCCCTCAGCGGCGAAACGGCCGATCCCCAGGTGGTGCGGCTGCTGCAGCGGGCCGAGGCCCCCCAGCCGCGGCCGGCGGCCCTGCCGGTGGTGCTGAGTCCGGACCCGGCCGACGCCCTCAGCGCCTGAGCGGTTCAGTCGCTCTGGAACGGGTTGGCCGGCATGCGCGCCTCGCCGCGCAGCGCCACCCGGTCCAGATCCTGCCGCTCCTCCTCCGCAAGGCACCAGGCGGCGGCCGCCGCCGCCGCTTCGGCCTGATCGGGGCGGCGCAGTCCCACCAGGGGCAGGGCGCCGTGGGCCCGGCACCAGTTGATCGCCACGGCCGCCATCGGGGCGTCGTGGGCACGGGCGATCCGCTCCATGGTCTGCAGCAGGGGCTGGATGCGTGGCCGCAGGCGCCGGAACAGCAGGCCCCGCGGTCCCGGGGGTAGCGCCGCCGGGGCCTCCCCCGGGGGCTGGGCCAGCAGCCCCAGGGCCAGGGGGCTGTAGGCCAGCAGCTCGATGCCCAGCTCCCGGCAGACCGGAGCCACCCCCTGGACCCCGAGTGCGTCGGGGGCCAGCAGGGACAGCTGCACCTGCACGCTGGCCAAACGCAGGCCGCGCCGGTCCAGCTGGTCGTGCACCCGGCGCAGGCGGCGCGGGCCCAGGTTGGAGACCCCCAGGCTGCCCACCCGGCCCCGGGCCACCAGATCCGCCAGTCCCTCCAGCAGAGCGCCCTCCTGCCAGGGGGCGTAGCGGGCCGTGCTCCAGTGCAGCTGCACCCTGTCCAGGTGGCCCCTCAGGCGCCCCAGGGACGCCTCGAAGGCCGCGTCGAACCCCCGGCGGCCCAGGCGCCAGGGGAACGGGGCCAGCTTGGTGGCCACGGTCAGCTGCTGGCGCCGGGCCGGCGGCAGGGCCGCGACGCAGTCGCCCAGGAGCGACTCGCTGCGTCCCCCGTAGCGGCCGGTGCCGTAGGAATCGGCCGTATCGAAGAACGTCAGACCCAGCTCCACCGCACGGCGGAAGCAGGCGGCCAGGGTGTCGTCCTGGGCGGGGTCGTACCCCCAGAGGAACTGGTTGCCCCAGGCCCAGGTGCCGATCCCGACCCCGGGGACGACCGACGGCGGCGGAGCGGGCAAGATGTCGGCCATGGCGATCACGCGAGTCCCGGTCCATTGCCATGATCGACCCGACTCTCTCCCCGGAGACCCGCGATGACCATCCCTCCGGGCGTCGGGCCGACCTCCGCCCCGAACCAGCCCACCGCCGTGGCGCCTGCCGCCGCAGCCACCCCCCCTGGCCCCGCCACCGACCCGCTGCTCTGCCACCACTGCGGCCGGACAGCCGGCAACGGGATCAGCTGCCAGGGCATCTGCGTCGCCGATTCGGGCTATTGAAGCTCCGGCCGGGCCCGGCGGCCCTGGCGGGGCTGACCCTGCTGCTGGCCCTGGGCGTCCTCTGGGCGCCCCTGGCAGCCCGGGAGCGGCCCGGCGACGATTTCGGCCGCTGGGAACGGGGCCTGCGCCGCTGCAGCGTCATCACCCCGTCCGGCACGGGCCCGACGCCGCCCCCGTCCACCTGCCGCCTGCTGCGGCTGGACCAGCAGATGGAGGGTCTGCTCAGTATCCGGTTCCTGGAGCCCGGTGGCGACACCTCCTTTCTCGATCGCCAGCTGGTCTTCGCCGGGGTGCTGGCGGAAGGCTCCGCCGCCATGGCCTGTGAGCGGAGCCGCTGCGAGCCGCGCTGGCCGGTGAGGCTGCGGGTCAGCGCCGTGGGGCAGGCGGGGTTCGGTGACGGGGAGGCCGCGCTCGGACTGACCAGGGCCGAGCTGGCCAGCGGACAGTGCCTGCTCGACGATCGCGCCTTTCGCTGCGAAGCCACCGGCCCGGATGGACGGCAGTGGCGGGTGGACGCCGCCCCCTGAGCGGGCCGGGGACGGGATGGCGAGGAGAGAGAGGAGGGGGGGGGGAGGCGGAGATGACGATCGGCAACGAAGGTCACAGACAGCGCCCCTCTCTTCAGATTCTCTTTATGATTGATCCGTTCGGGAGATGGCCATGCCCCCATCCACGTCTCTGCTGGCCTTGGTGGGCGTCGTGGGCTTCGCCATCATCTCGCTGCTCATGGGCGTTCTCCCCTGAGCGGCAACGACGGGACGATCGAACGCCGCCGCTAGGGTGCCGACGCTCCGCCCGCCGGCATGTCGACCAAAGACGCCTTCACCCGCATCTACCAACGCGACACCTGGGGCGGTGGCTCGGGACAGGGGTCCAGGCCGGAGTTCAACGGCGAATACATCGCCACCCTGCAGCGCTTTTTGCAGCTCAACGACATCGGCAGCGTCGTTGATTTCGGGTGTGGCGACTGGCAGTTCTCTCGCCTGATCCACTGGGGTGACATCACCTACACAGGGGTCGACATCGTCGACTCCGTGGTGGCCGCCAACCGCGAACGCCACGCCAGCGACACGGTTCACTTCCAGCTGTTCGACGACCTCGCCAGCCTCCCCCCGGCCGATCTGATCCTGGTCAAGGATGTGCTGCAGCATCTTCCCAACCAGCTGGTGCGGGACTATCTCGACCATTTCAAGAGCAAGTACCGCTGGCTGATCATCACCAACGACGATCTGCCGCAGTCGAAGCTCAATCAGGAGATCAATGCGGGGGCGTGGCGGCCGCTG
This genomic stretch from Cyanobium gracile PCC 6307 harbors:
- a CDS encoding class I SAM-dependent methyltransferase: MSTKDAFTRIYQRDTWGGGSGQGSRPEFNGEYIATLQRFLQLNDIGSVVDFGCGDWQFSRLIHWGDITYTGVDIVDSVVAANRERHASDTVHFQLFDDLASLPPADLILVKDVLQHLPNQLVRDYLDHFKSKYRWLIITNDDLPQSKLNQEINAGAWRPLRLDLPPFEEHCSTLAQWVVLTESSMNLHRKRAELLHGRGPRRPPGRPIRRSEDQNAG
- a CDS encoding aldo/keto reductase — its product is MADILPAPPPSVVPGVGIGTWAWGNQFLWGYDPAQDDTLAACFRRAVELGLTFFDTADSYGTGRYGGRSESLLGDCVAALPPARRQQLTVATKLAPFPWRLGRRGFDAAFEASLGRLRGHLDRVQLHWSTARYAPWQEGALLEGLADLVARGRVGSLGVSNLGPRRLRRVHDQLDRRGLRLASVQVQLSLLAPDALGVQGVAPVCRELGIELLAYSPLALGLLAQPPGEAPAALPPGPRGLLFRRLRPRIQPLLQTMERIARAHDAPMAAVAINWCRAHGALPLVGLRRPDQAEAAAAAAAWCLAEEERQDLDRVALRGEARMPANPFQSD